The following coding sequences lie in one Chloroflexaceae bacterium genomic window:
- a CDS encoding glycosyltransferase — MRILMLNNEFPPLGGGTGTVNRAILERLAGMPELEIDLVTSALGRRAEQETFAPGARIFKTPVNNRNIHHSSNRELLTYAARALPLALRLHRAAPYDLVFAWSAVPAGGVALALRRLTGLPYLVRVCGPDIPGFEQRYGPLYPVLTPVIKAIWRDAGRVVAKCQGEADMIRTISPELKIDLIANGVDLSAFHPAPIADGGPLRVICVARLIERKGQAHLIEALRRLVAEGHDLRLELVGEGDARAAYQDLAQRLGVAERVTFAGYVAREHIATRYASAHVFVLPSYNEGMSVATLEAMASGLPVVVTRTGGAAELVAEGVNGWIFAWGDVDALANHLRRLAADRDLARRMGAASRARAAAFSWDAAARRYLELFQALAHGAAGIAAREEIEAQRRGEAFPPEGRVW, encoded by the coding sequence GGTGGCGGCACGGGCACGGTGAACCGGGCCATCCTGGAGCGCCTGGCGGGTATGCCGGAGCTGGAGATTGACCTGGTGACCTCGGCCCTGGGCCGGCGCGCCGAACAGGAGACCTTCGCCCCGGGCGCGCGGATCTTCAAGACCCCGGTCAACAACCGCAACATCCACCACTCCAGCAACCGCGAACTGCTCACCTACGCCGCCCGGGCCCTGCCCCTCGCCCTCCGCCTGCACCGGGCCGCGCCGTATGACCTGGTGTTCGCCTGGAGCGCTGTGCCCGCCGGGGGTGTGGCCCTGGCCCTGCGGCGCCTCACCGGCCTGCCCTACCTGGTGCGCGTCTGCGGCCCCGACATTCCTGGCTTCGAGCAACGCTACGGGCCGCTATACCCCGTCCTGACGCCGGTGATCAAGGCCATCTGGCGCGATGCCGGGCGGGTAGTGGCCAAGTGCCAGGGCGAGGCCGATATGATCCGGACTATCAGTCCAGAGCTAAAGATTGATCTTATTGCGAACGGCGTGGACCTGTCGGCCTTTCACCCGGCGCCCATCGCCGATGGCGGCCCGCTGCGGGTGATCTGCGTGGCGCGGCTGATCGAGCGCAAGGGGCAGGCCCACCTGATTGAGGCTCTGCGCCGCCTCGTGGCCGAAGGACACGACCTGCGCCTCGAACTGGTCGGCGAGGGAGACGCGCGCGCCGCATACCAGGACCTGGCGCAGCGCCTCGGCGTGGCTGAGCGGGTCACGTTCGCGGGTTATGTGGCCCGCGAGCACATCGCCACCCGCTATGCCAGCGCCCATGTCTTCGTCCTCCCGTCCTACAACGAGGGGATGAGCGTGGCAACCCTCGAAGCCATGGCGTCCGGCCTGCCCGTGGTGGTTACCCGCACCGGCGGCGCCGCCGAACTGGTCGCCGAGGGCGTCAACGGCTGGATCTTCGCCTGGGGCGATGTGGACGCGCTCGCCAATCATCTGCGCCGCCTCGCCGCCGACCGCGACCTGGCCCGGCGCATGGGCGCCGCCTCGCGCGCGCGCGCCGCCGCCTTCTCCTGGGACGCTGCGGCGCGGCGCTACCTGGAGTTGTTCCAGGCCCTGGCGCATGGCGCGGCGGGCATCGCGGCGCGGGAGGAGATTGAAGCCCAGAGACGCGGCGAAGCCTTCCCGCCAGAGGGGAGGGTTTGGTAA